A window from Deltaproteobacteria bacterium encodes these proteins:
- a CDS encoding type II toxin-antitoxin system mRNA interferase toxin, RelE/StbE family translates to YRFAWSESFKRGFKKASRNNPLLRQKLFDALGILCMDPFSPSLKSHKLHGKLEGLWACRADYDCRIVFSFEMDQDSGDDLIVLIDVGKHDEVY, encoded by the coding sequence GTATAGGTTCGCTTGGTCGGAAAGCTTCAAGCGCGGATTTAAAAAGGCTTCCCGGAATAACCCGCTTCTTCGGCAAAAGCTGTTCGATGCCCTGGGAATCCTCTGCATGGACCCCTTCAGTCCGAGCCTGAAATCTCACAAACTCCACGGCAAACTTGAAGGCCTTTGGGCCTGTCGTGCTGATTACGATTGCCGAATCGTCTTTTCTTTTGAAATGGACCAGGACTCCGGAGATGATTTGATTGTCTTGATCGACGTGGGAAAACATGACGAGGTCTACTGA